In Platichthys flesus chromosome 6, fPlaFle2.1, whole genome shotgun sequence, the genomic stretch AAATGTAGTTTAATGTGAAGGTTTTTTAGATGTCTAGATTACCTAGTACCTGTTATTTATTGTTACTTAATCATAATCATTACCTGCAGCCCTGGTATAGACACTTTACCGAAAATCAGGAGAGAAATTGGTAATCAATAAACTAATCCTGTCTGTTCTTGGCTTATCGATGTATAGTCCTTTGCATTTGGTAAAATGTTATTAGAATTTACTGCAAGTGATTCTTCTTGAAACATTATGTGAAGCATCTTGAATCAGTGGCGTGCCGGATTTAGCATCACCTCAATAGACTCATTCCAGTGTCTGAGACGCTGTCATCACCGCAGTGCACCTCAGACTGGGTCAGTTACCCCCTATTTCATTTCGAGCAGAGTAGTTGGCACTGGAACGATGTGATCTGAAGGAGCTGTTGACTAGTGTTGCTGACCTTTAAAAGAAACTGTCTCAATGTataacacactctcacacaaaaaTGATATACACATTGACGTAAATTCACCAATTACACTAATAACAATGCCTGATACACACTTGCAGtagtacacacactcacacgaacacacacacacactttgtaaaTACTTGGCCTGGGGATCTGGAGGAGGTGAAAGCCAAAGGGAGTCACCGACACAAGTTGGTGGTGTAATGGGTTGGGAAGGAAACTCATCCTGTCTATATTTAGGCAAAGATGAGCTCGAGAGGATGAAGTGCACTTAATGAAAGGGTCAAAAAAACATTGGGGGCTTCTACAGAAATTAAGTTATTGGGTTTTAAAATATCACCGTAAGTGTTATTAGAATTTTGAATTATTAGAATAtatataacacattttttttgtattcatattttgagTTATTAACCAGTCTACTCATACAATCTAAACAAACAAAGTTATTGTCATCACGGATGTCAAAACATTGGGATAATTGCTTATTATTAGACTATTAGACAATATAACTAATTATTCAATTGATATAATGGCAATGAATAATTCAGTCAAATCATAGGGTCAACGCATTCTTCCGTAAAAAAAGATTATAATAAACTTGGCTGGTTCTAAAGATACAaggtttatgtgtttatgtatatCGAGGCATTGTGATAACTGTTTATTATTAGAGCAATTGGCATGctataaataataattgataaaaaaataacattgattTCATCATGCTATTGTGACAGAGATCTACTTGACTTAGGGCATTGACTCGTGTTACAATAttgcaaaaataacaataataatgataataataataacatatctAAAGTATATAGAGCTATTCACAACACTCAAAGACACTATATAAGTAAGAACAGAGAAATCACgttaacacaaatatctcaaaatacaaaaataacatcaTTAATCACACATTAAACAGTTCTGAAGATTAAACCAAGATTAAAGCAGATATTAAATCAATGTCAGTTGAGAGTACAGAGTACAGATTTTTTCTCAATCTGAAGAATGACCAGAAAGCAGATGTTTTCCTCACTGTGAGTGGACGCACAGTGTCTTGTTACCATGGGGGTCTCCTGCATTCATTGGTCGAGCCATTAATAACGATGGGAGGTTCCTCACTGTCAGCATTCATGCACCCTGCAAGCTTTTATGGCATGTGCCTCCCAGGCTACGTCTCAGTACATGCGGTCACTGTTTAAGTGAGCATGTACTGTACATGTTAAGagaaatggatggatgatggaaaCGTGCCCGTGGCAGCAGAGTATACAAAGTAGTAAATATTACAATTCTGTTATCAAATGATCAAATGAGGTGATGTGAATATTGTGAAGAAATAatgctgctgtaaaaacaaagatggGATTGAAATACTgctgaatttaaaataataataatataataactagAGGTGACAGAGGGAGGCCATTGTAGATCATGACATATATTCCTCTCTTTCACTTTGACTGATGTATGAGAGTCACATGTCCATTCCTCagcttgtttgttattgtttgtttccttGGATACAGCCGAGGCCTGACACCTTGGCTTGACCCAGACATTCATTTGCTGAACGCTATATGCTAACAAATTAACAGCAGGCGGCACCGTGTCCTGACACAGACATTTGACTCTGGAATCCAACCCTTTGTTCAGTGATGGAAGGACCATAAAACCATGTGCTCCTTTGGGAAGCAGTACTTTTTAAACCTGATTCCAAAAACAATTTCCCTCTGCCCTGAAAGTTAATGACGGCAGCTTGTACTCACCAATGATCACCCTCGTCTGTGTAATAATGCAACCTGTACTAGTTGGTTTAAGTACCACTGATTAGCCCCCTCGTGCTATTATTGTTGTTCTCCTGTGTCTACAACTGACGCGACAGACGTAAGTGACAGCCTACAGCTTTATGAAGGCAATGAACGTGGAAAACACTGACCTATAAAAAGATCACAATGCTGCGACGCACATTTAACTTGACCCTGCACACTGGGGCCACATCTTTCACACATCTTAGCATTGAATCATgtagagaagaaaaataattaaactcTAACGTGACTAATAGTTGACACTTTCAAATTTGCCTTAGCAGAAGAGTCTGAAAAAGACTAATAAGACTAGAAGtacctgcagctgtttgtttttttacacctCTCTGACCCCAAGGCCAGGTCACTTGTCTTATGGGTGTCCATGTGTTCCAGGTTGTACAATTGATCCCTTTAAGTGCGATGACCAGTGAATGTTATTTTGGCTGGGGCTTCGTGAAGACACTATCCTCCCTGGCTACTCAAGTGTCAGTCAAACCAGCAGTTTCCACTGGCCAGGTCCAGAAGGGACCCTGGTCACAAGCTGCTCTGAGCCTCAGAGCACTCAAATCATTTCATCGTACTTATTTGAGATTGATTTAATACTTAGGAAAATAACCAAAATATATGCttatataataaatgtttatcaTGTTCTCTTGTACTGTTTCTAAATCTGTGGGCTGTGACCCAAAGTAGACGCTGGGTCCTGGAGGTTCCCCTTGTGACAGGAATAGCACCATGATTTCATGAATGAGGGACCTGCAGGGTGAGACTCTTCATTTCGGAGCAGACTCTGGATCTGAAAACCTATTTGAACTCTCTCTGAACAAAACAAGGATTGAGGACTTTTTAAAAGCGAATTGTATTTAAAGTATTAATAACTTGCAGTTGGATTTTCAAACAACACACTTGTAAGGCGACATGTTCACTTGGAAAACACTGCAGTGCTTCATCGAAGCGAGTGAGTGTGAgagggacagcagcagcagcaagtgtCATCTGGTCTTCCAACTTGGGGAGGGCTTTGGAGTTTAAAATGGTGTGAATATGATAGCCATCTCCAGCCATCGGTATTGCGTATGCGAGTGGAGATCTGTCTGCACCACTGAAAGTTGAAAGTTCAGAGGCACTAATCTGACTAAAGGACGGTGTAAATCAACAACGGGGCAGCGATTTTGGATTATCGACAGTCTCGGTGGAGCGAAAGCGACCTGAATCTGGTGCGGCTGCATGAGAAAGAGAGCCGGGAGGAGGCACGGGCTAAAGGGCAAGAGGGAGACACCGAGGAGGTGAGTGACGGGTTTACCCGCGGAGGGGTAAAAAGATGACTGTGGTGTCCCAGGAGAACCACGACGACACTGTGGTCATTACTCCTCTGTTACAAGATGCTGCCGACTTGGAGCCGGCGGAGCAGGAGTGCAGCGAGAGGGTGGTCATCAACATCTCAGGTCTGCGCTTTGAGACGCAGCTGAAGACCCTCTCCCGCTTCCCGGCCACGCTCCTTGGAGACCCGCGCAAAAGGATGCGCTTCTTCGACCCGCTGAGGAACGAGTACTTCTTTGACAGGAACAGGCCGAGCTTTGACGCCATCCTCTATTATTACCAGTCGGGTGGGCGGCTGCGGAGGCCAGTGAGTGTGCCCGTGGACATTTTCATGGAGGAAATCAAGTTTTATGAACTCGAGGATGAGGCCATGAACTCGTTCCGAGAGGACGAGGGCTTGGCGAGGGAGGAGGACCAGACGCTGCCCAACAACGAGTACCAGCGCCAGTTTTGGCTCCTCTTCGAGTATCCAGAGAGTTCAGGACCTGCACGGATAATTGCCATCGTGTCAGTTATGATTATTTTGATATCCATTGTTATATTCTGCTTGGAGACACTACCCGAGTTCAGAGACGTCCCTCCGCAGCCGGACAACAGCAACACGGCGAATGGAAGCGCAGATGGTAACGCGCCCAGCCCATTCACAGACCCGTTTTTCGTGATTGAGACACTTTGCATCGTGTGGTTCTCTTTTGAATTCACCATGAGGTTCCTTTCGTGTCCCAGCAAAGCAGCTTTCTTTAAAAACCTCATGAACCTCATCGATGTGGTGGCCATAGCTCCGTACTTCATCACCCTGGGCCTGGATCTCGCAGAGCATCAGGGCAGCAGTCAGCAGGCTGCGTCTCTGGCCATACTAAGGGTCATCCGTCTGGTCCGGGTTTTCAGGATTTTTAAACTCTCCCGGCACTCCAAGGGCCTCCAGATCCTCGGCCAGACGCTCCACGCCAGCCTCAGGGAGCTGGGGCTGCTCATATTCTTCCTTATCATCGGCGTGGTCTTATTCTCCAGTTCTGTTTATTTCGCAGAAGCAGAAGACCCCGATTCTGAATTTACAAGTATACCTGATGCGTTCTGGTGGGCTGTGGTGACAATGACCACGGTTGGTTATGGAGACATGTGTCCCTCCACCATTGGGGGGAAATTCGTTGGATCTTTGTGCGCAATCGCTGGAGTACTCACAATAGCTTTACCGGTCCCAGTTATAGTATCAAATTTCAATTATTTCTACCACAGAgaaaacgaggaggaggacaacgTTCAGTTCGTGCACGTGACCTGTGGGCAACAGCAACAGCCCTCGTTTGTTGAGTGTGATTCAAACAAAAGTATCCAGTCGCTCTCCAAAACTGATTCCTATCAGGAGAGCGACGACCGGGACCCTCCGACACATCCAAAGATACACCCACTCGAGACATACACCGGGAAACTGACAGTTGTATaaagaagatttatttttttccggtGACACGCAGTTAATGCTTCTCCACGACGGACGCTCCTGGTGCTTGTACGTATGCTGTCTACAGTGGTCTCCAAACGTGGAGCCTCAGAAATTCGTTTTTACAAATACCTTCATGAGGAATTCACGTTATCTTAATTCATCGTATGAGAAAATCATTCCTCCACATATTTCTCATATTGGAGCGACTAGTGGAAACATGCAGAGGGAAGCTGTGGACTTAAACATTATACTCGGGAAacctcaaataaaaacatgtgggAACCCATGAGGCACGCAATAAAACACATGGATTATCTAAATTGGGCCTGCAGCAGTCAAATTTTGCCATCACACTCCTCCATACTTGACAGggcaggtgttttttttgtgtttacccATAAATAAATGTCAACATGATCTACAATTTATTCGCATATTGTTGAGAAAATAGCGTTACCTATTTTCTAATGATCCAAAAGCattgagaagagagagagagggcagaccAGGCGCGCGTATCAGTGCCAATGACGCACGAGGCGCGCCAACCCTCCACACTGCAGCGCATGGCGAACTAAGACACATTTCCATTAACTGTGTGTCGGGGTTGCGCCGTGTGCACTGTGAGTAGGTGGCTGCTGCCATGTGCATGAGCACACTGGCACTTGTTCAACTCTCTTGTCCTGCTGCGTTCAATCCTCCGATGTGTTCGTGCCCATTGTGTCCTTGTACATAAACACTAGTAACTTCTTCTGTTACGCAGCATGGTGTCCCAGCATAACTGGAACGATGAAAACTTAAATTTGCACTTAAGTACCATGCGGTCAAACTTAGTAAAACCGCTTCGATTTTACTTTGATTTAGGCTTCTTAAATTAGGTTGTTTACCTCTTTGTCAACTTGCAGATTGTTGCCTTAAACGAGGCTCTAACACTCAGGATACTGCGCTCATGTTTATGGTCTGTTTTTCGTAATGAAAACACCAATGACCCgtaataaaaatacacatatcTCGTTATCACATGATAGATTTCTTCTAAATATAACAAGTCTCACATGTCTAAAAATACTATGTCATCTagagaccttttttttttcttggagcTTGTAATGTGCCGCCAGGGGTCAGAATGAATGAGCTCTGAGCGCCACTCTGTGGATGAAACACATCCCTGCAGACTGGTCAGGAAGCTCACAGTGCAAAATTAAGACATAAACTGGAATACTTTTGCTCTGTTGCAGCCTGCCTACTCGGGATTTTGGCGCAAGCCTCCAGAGGCCATGCTCTTTGAATAAGTATGTATTTGGATGCCTGTGATGGTGACCTAGGCTCAGAACCTTACTGCTTTCTCTCACCTTCCAATGTCAACATGGTgagttttgttttctgcttacTTTCAGGAGGCAAGAGACGATTAAGTGAAGCTTGCTTTTCGCTTAAAATACTAATGGGgcattctcctctcctccgaaACACTACATAATTTTCTCATGGATTATTCTTGCATTGCCAGTGATGTAGCCTACAGAGACCTCACAGTGGAAACCCTTGGGAAAAGTTTAGTCTGCTGCAGTGGACATTTTGTGTATCAGCcatatagaaaaaaatgacaactCTTTTGTGTAGGCTTTATAAATGACCACGCTCTTTTTGTAGCTGTATAAAAGGCTTTGTGTACTTAATGTTGTTTTGTAAAACTTCTGAACTTCCTCTTTTCTTATGCAGCATACAATGCAAAGTTGGAGCCGCAACCTGCTTCTGTGTTACAATCATTCAGCTTACACTGCAGCTCGCTGTATACAACAAAAGCATTATAGTGCAATGTCTGCATGACGCACATGCATTGtgaattttaaatgtaatcaaatatttatttttctaatttaaacATGTATGTGAACTTaacttaattatttttataaataaattatggaACAGAGAACACACCCCTCGTTATTTTTTCATGATCCCAATGAAATGGataagactcagagaaacaGCAAGTCAGTTCAAATGCACATTGATCAGTTCAACACACTGATCTATATCGCTGTTGGTGCTCGGTGGTGGCAGAGGCAAGGTTGTCTTGCCACTAAAACAATTAAGTTAATAAAATTTAACTGTGAGGAATGGAGGAGGCAAATTTTAACAAATAAGACAGAGGTCTGATCACCTGATTTTGATCTGGAATGTATTTTTAGAAAGTCAGACAACGTTAGTTCTGAGTCAGTTCAGCTCACTGTCCTAAGGCCATGATAAACCAAACAGTACcgtgattttatttttactgttatAATGTGAGTATGTTCTCGAGTTTTACTGAATCTTGGTTTCCTGAGGTGACCCGATCATCTgcgctgtccgtggtgctgaaagtGATCCGGCCTCTGCAGAGGACAGTCTACTAAATTCCAACTCACCGCATTAAGACAGGTGACAGGTtctaatgttgttgtttatatcaTGGCCTGTTTTGAGAAAGTACATTCTAAACCACCATTTATGTTATTTAAACTTATTTTCAATCGTTTCCTATAGCTTCAGGGCTTGAAGGCAAAACATACAGATCAGTATTTGTAACATTCCTTGCAATCGTTCCAAATGTGTCTTCTGGGGCCAAATGTAGCAGGTTAATGGCTGAGAGAATAAGATAACTTAGTCAGCACCCTGAAGTGAAAAGATCTTAGATATGAGCACAGACCTACACAGACAAGCTGACACAATGtggacaattaaaaaaaaatgcaatgcCTTTATTGTTATTGCATAGTGTACAATTAAGTATCCCAGTGGTACTAATGGTATTACACAAATCACAGACAAGTATAGACACATTCTAGTCTGATAAATAGATACAAAGAAGACAAGGAATTCATAGTATGACATGTATATAACACATATGAGTATGTGTACTCAGTTATATTGCACATTATATATTGCACATGATAACATTGCACGGTTAGGATTTTACTGCACTTGGTTAAGTTCTGTAGCCACTTGGGCACGAGCTTGTTACCCCTTGATTTACTGCTCATTAGTACATACAAAATACTGAATGACTGTAGCGCACAGCGGTCCATGACACATCCAGCCATCATTCAGGAGCGATATGATGACAAGGTGTTGATTTCTTCCCTTACTGATCGACAATAGACTGGTCTGTGATTGGCAGATGGTCTCAGATGCTGCCCGGTGTATGATTCAGAGCTCCAGTCCCTCTTTGCGGTCCATTGCGCCAGAGCTGGCACTGCGCGGGCGCTCTTGtttttgtggtgtgtgtggagaaGTTGAGTCGGCGTGCTTTAGTAGAGCCGGTCTGCATTGCGTCGAAACcctccaactcctcctcctcctcctcctgctgctgccctcccctctcctcctctcctctcctctcctctatttccccctctcctcccctgcacTTGCATGTAGAATGCACATCACAACATGCTTGACATTGTGGAGGAAACATTTGGACCTCGCCGCTGCTGCACTTGACTCGTCTCTCCGCTCTccggtttttttttttttttagggggggggatGCGTAAAATTCCGCTCTCCGAGAAACACACTCCAGCCCGTAATCGCGTCCATACTCGCAGGAGGCAGCAGATTTCTGCTGATGCAGTGATGTCTGGAAATGTCAAGGGCTCGCTTGTTGCCCCATAATGTATCTCTCCCCCCCTGAACTGCTGCGCAAGATTTTCTCCTGCGGAACAGCCTCTACTGTAAAGCTGCTCACACCACCGTGCCGCCAAGCGAGCAACTTTACGGACGCTGCTGCAGCTTTGCAACCCTTCTCTTCTCGCTGCATTTCCATCTCAGGCTTTCCTCATTATAGACTTGCCTGATTTCGCACAAGGCGTCCAGACCTATGAGGGCACTTTGACGGGACACGGGATGGTGATGATGACCACAGTGAGGCTCTAGGCTTTTCTCCTCAGAAGGTGCAATGTAAAGTTGCCACATGATACCCACTGGTGTCCTGCTGTTGGATGATATTACCCGAGGATGAGACGCATTCAAGACCTTCCAAGAACAACCCACGGTGAGAACTGCTGACTTACACAATGTAGCCATCATGTATTCTTTGAATTGACAGCCGCTGTTAATGTAAAGATGATTTAGTACTCTTCTagtgttctccctctctcttaaGGTGAGATGTGAGTATTTTACCCTGCATTAGGCCTAAAGGCTTTGCGCATATAGAAACATCAGTTGCTATAATGTCAGTATATTATGCGTCAGACTGGAGAAAGTGGCATAGGATAAATCACTGCTATGCTCctttaaaacataaacacatatgACAAACTTAAGTAAAAATCAATACAGAAATGTCATAGGAATGTAGTAGATATTGCCAAAGCCATTAAGTAAAGGAATTTAAAGATCATGTGTAAAATACAATATAGATCAAAACATTTGTGCACTCCCAAATTAAAAGATTGTAAATACCTATAATGTAGAAATATGACAAATTGATCCccggaaaaatgtattttacatacAGTATCGGGGGGTTGCACTAAATGTGGGCTGATAGAAGTAAacggataaataaataaactgcagaAAATGCTGAGCCAGCAAATATCTTGGCAGTTTCATCCCAttatttcctccctctccctctgtctctccctccctctctctctctctctctctctctctctctctctctctctctctctctctctctctctctctctctctctctctctctctctctctctctctctctgggtgacAGAGGCAGcagtaacaacagcagcagatgcacTGGAGAGCAGCAACGGTCAAGTCAGCGAGAACCGCAGTGGAGCCGCACTGAGGCAGAGCAGCCAACCAACCCCCTTGTACCTGGGGACGTCTCCAACAATTTAAGGGGTGTGGGAAGCTGAGGAGTGGAAAATTTCCCCCCCAACCTGAATGCCTGCTCAGTCAGACTAACCGAAAACCCAacacaactcctcctcctcttcctcatcttcacctcctcctcctacaaAAATGACTGTTGTAGCAGGAGATAACATGGACGAGACCTCGGCTGTCCCTGGTCACCCTCAGGACACCTACCCCCCAGACCATCATGACCACGAATGCTGCGAGAGGGTGGTGATCAACATAGCGGGTCTCCGGTTTGAGACACAGTTGAAAACTCTCTCCCAGTTTCCAGAATCGTTGCTAGGCAACCCCAAAAAGCGGATGCGGTACTTTGACCCTCTGAGAAATGAGTACTTCTTTGACAGAAACCGCCCCAGCTTTGATGCCATCCTCTACTACTACCAGTCAGGGGGTCGGCTGAGAAGACCAGTGAACGTCCCTTTGGATATGTTCTCAGAGGAAATCAAGTTTTATGAGCTGGGAGTGGACGCGATGGAGAGGTTTCGTGAGGATGAGGGTTTCATCAGGGAGGAAGTGCGGCCTTTGCCTGAGAGGGAGTTCCAGCGTCAGATGTGGCTCCTCTTTGAGCATCCAGAAAGCTCGGGTCCCGCCAGAGGGATCGCCATTGTGTCTGTGATGGTGATCCTGATTTCAATAGTCATATTTTGTTTAGAGACTTTACCACAGCTGAAAGAGGATGTAACAATTCGAATAGTGGGGAACACTACTATTTATATCAAGCCAAATATCCTTACTGACCCCTTCTTTATCATTGAGACACTCTGCATAATCTGGTTCTCCTTTGAGTTGATAGTACGCTTTCTGGCGTGCCCAAGTAAACCGGCCTTCTTCAAGAACATGATGAACATGATCGACATTGTGGCTATCATCCCTTACTTCATCACACTTGGCACTGAGCTGGCCGAGGATCCCGACAGCGAGGGGATGGGGGAGCAGGCAACCTCTCTGGCCATACTCAGGGTGATTCGTCTGGTCAGGGTGTTCAGAATCTTCAAGCTGTCACGACACTCCAAAGGACTTCAGATTTTGGGGCAGACCCTCAAGGCCAGCATGCGAGAGCTGGGATTGCTGATCTTCTTTCTGTTCATTGGAGTCATCTTGTTCTCCAGCGCTGTCTTCTTTGCGGAGGCTGATGAGGAAGTTACCCAATTTGGCAGCATCCCAGATGCATTTTGGTGGGCCGTTGTGTCTATGACAACTGTGGGCTATGGGGACATGGTCCCGGTTACTATTGGAGGCAAGATTGTAGGATCTCTGTGCGCCATAGCTGGAGTGTTGACAATCGCACTCCCAGTGCCTGTCATTGTGTCCAACTTCAACTACTTCTACCAcagggagacagaaggagaggagcaggcCCAGCTGCTCAATGTCAGCAATCCCAACCTCCCCTCCGAAACCAATTCCAGTCGCCGCAGTTCATCCACTGTCAGCAAGTCGGAGTACATGGAGATTGATGGAGACATAAACAATAGCATCGACAACTTTAGGGAGGCAAATCTCAGAACTGGCAATTGCACTATAGCCAACCAAAACTGTGTAAATAAAAGCAAGCTGCTTACAGATGTTTAGACACTAGTTAGAAACTTTGGGATCTCTATTGGACTGTGGAGTAGACCATCAGTTAGGAATGCTTCATTTACCTCCTCAAAGCGCTCTTTGGCAATAGGCCTACAACTATGCTCAGCTAAAtagaaaggaaacagaaaaaaacaaagctgttaGAATGTATGACAGGTAGTTAGAATAATTAATTCTTCTGATCCTACAAATATATAGGTTTATCAAAAAGAAACCATCGATTACTGCGCATATAAACGGCTCCCTGGAGGATGCAGAGCCCACACTGTCTCATCAGACGACAGCGTGACAATTCAAATCTTATGCATGGAGTACAGATAACATTACAGCAAGTTGCACAATGCACCAGAAACGTCTGCAGAGACATGCAAGCATCTGCAGTCAAGTGGTAAGCGCCAAGAAGTTAGGTGacccccccctttcctcttcacacacgccctcttccctcctctcttcctacACTGGATCTACTATTCAGCAAAGCACCTTATAGGAGGAAGACTGATCTCTTCTTGTTTGGATGTAAACAGATGGTGATCTACTCGCTTCACGGACATCCGCAATGCTGCTGTTTTCCAGCAGTGGCTGTAAATGTGATATCACCAAGTGATTCAATGTCATGCCCTTTAGATGCAACACAGCACAATGATAAAGTGAGCTTCACACAAGCATGATTAGAGACTTTCCATTTTGATATCGGCATGTATGTGACATATCTCACGTAATGGAAAGGACGTTCTTTTGGATACCTGCCTCCATCCACCTCCCCTTCTCATCTGTTTTCATACCGAGTGCACTGGAtgagtttttcatttgaaatgctACTCATTTAGAAGTATAGAAACTGAATGTTAAATCTTAAGGGAACAGTACATAAAATGAGATCATAGCATGAAAAAATTTACCTGCATTATGGTCTATTGACTAAGGTACTTTTGTATCCTGGTATATTTAACGCATGACATGAGTATACAGCTTGTTGCAATTCAGGCACTCTGCAGTGCCCTATTGTCAGGGAAACTACGGAAATCAAATTCTGGATGTTTCTGAATTGCGATCGAATATATTCGAACCCACCCTGAGGATGCAGAGTTTCTAATTTTAAAAGTAGACAAAGAAACGGA encodes the following:
- the LOC133954755 gene encoding shaker-related potassium channel tsha2-like translates to MTVVSQENHDDTVVITPLLQDAADLEPAEQECSERVVINISGLRFETQLKTLSRFPATLLGDPRKRMRFFDPLRNEYFFDRNRPSFDAILYYYQSGGRLRRPVSVPVDIFMEEIKFYELEDEAMNSFREDEGLAREEDQTLPNNEYQRQFWLLFEYPESSGPARIIAIVSVMIILISIVIFCLETLPEFRDVPPQPDNSNTANGSADGNAPSPFTDPFFVIETLCIVWFSFEFTMRFLSCPSKAAFFKNLMNLIDVVAIAPYFITLGLDLAEHQGSSQQAASLAILRVIRLVRVFRIFKLSRHSKGLQILGQTLHASLRELGLLIFFLIIGVVLFSSSVYFAEAEDPDSEFTSIPDAFWWAVVTMTTVGYGDMCPSTIGGKFVGSLCAIAGVLTIALPVPVIVSNFNYFYHRENEEEDNVQFVHVTCGQQQQPSFVECDSNKSIQSLSKTDSYQESDDRDPPTHPKIHPLETYTGKLTVV
- the kcna1a gene encoding potassium voltage-gated channel subfamily A member 1, whose amino-acid sequence is MTVVAGDNMDETSAVPGHPQDTYPPDHHDHECCERVVINIAGLRFETQLKTLSQFPESLLGNPKKRMRYFDPLRNEYFFDRNRPSFDAILYYYQSGGRLRRPVNVPLDMFSEEIKFYELGVDAMERFREDEGFIREEVRPLPEREFQRQMWLLFEHPESSGPARGIAIVSVMVILISIVIFCLETLPQLKEDVTIRIVGNTTIYIKPNILTDPFFIIETLCIIWFSFELIVRFLACPSKPAFFKNMMNMIDIVAIIPYFITLGTELAEDPDSEGMGEQATSLAILRVIRLVRVFRIFKLSRHSKGLQILGQTLKASMRELGLLIFFLFIGVILFSSAVFFAEADEEVTQFGSIPDAFWWAVVSMTTVGYGDMVPVTIGGKIVGSLCAIAGVLTIALPVPVIVSNFNYFYHRETEGEEQAQLLNVSNPNLPSETNSSRRSSSTVSKSEYMEIDGDINNSIDNFREANLRTGNCTIANQNCVNKSKLLTDV